A genomic window from Gossypium hirsutum isolate 1008001.06 chromosome D10, Gossypium_hirsutum_v2.1, whole genome shotgun sequence includes:
- the LOC107915077 gene encoding uncharacterized protein: protein MVVLSNGEILMLYNEVIVVTNSYLPKALLSSGQILYLTKKVIDFINQKVKHLEETRLSQNRARFDAIAYTRCFISLYTVAKAKRISRMQSTRVYDKICQQEFQDCTGCGDQASFPVFGVPHGAVNYHAELYEISSEI from the exons ATGGTTGTTTTGAGCAATGGAGAAATATTGATGTTGTACAATGAGGTAATAGTTGTAACCAATTCGTATCTACCAAAGGCTCTTTTGAGCAGTGGACAAATATTGTATTTGACCAAGAAGGTAATAGATTTTATCAACCAGAAAGTTAAACATCTTGAAGAAACTAGATTAAGCCAGAATCGCGCACGTTTCGATGCAATCGCTTATACCCGGTGCTTTATTTCTCTCTATACTGTTGCAAAAGCAAAGCGAATTTCCAG GATGCAAAGCACCAGAGTCTATGACAAGATCTGTCAACAAGAGTTCCAAGACTGTACTGGTTGTGGAGATCAGGCTAGTTTTCCTGTTTTTGGGGTTCCCCATGGAGCTGTAAATTACCAT gcAGAGTTATATGAAATAAGCTCGGAGATCTGA
- the LOC107915078 gene encoding uncharacterized protein, which yields MDKATPTPESPPVSPPQQAALHQDDAADDDENVKQLKECSALYLSLQDCLIKSNRNWKSCQMEVQALKACNERRKK from the exons ATGGACAAAGCAACGCCAACACCAGAATCTCCGCCAGTGTCGCCACCACAGCAGGCGGCGCTTCACCAAGACGACGCAGCTGATGACGATGAGAACGTGAAGCAATTGAAGGAATGCTCTGCTCTCTACTTATCCTTGCAA GATTGTCTTATTAAGAGCAACAGGAATTGGAAATCTTGTCAAATGG aggTTCAAGCTTTGAAGGCATGCAATGAAAGGAGGAAAAAATAG
- the LOC107915521 gene encoding F-box/kelch-repeat protein At3g06240-like — MSRFWGLGYSIATNQYKLLQSYYPTLELNYPTAEIYTIGSGTWRSIGNTPTGSVSLPFNAFLNGALHWSKSSLGGEFINSFDFDTERFGMVPPPDHFQELDKESGDTTTGVLGGCLFIIHVVISELFEIWVMKEYGVKESWTKQFVVQYLLYP; from the coding sequence ATGAGTCGTTTTTGGGGGCTTGGTTATTCAATTGCCACAAATCAATACAAACTTTTGCAAAGCTATTATCCTACACTTGAATTGAATTACCCAACGGCTGAAATATACACCATTGGGAGTGGTACATGGAGAAGCATAGGAAATACACCTACTGGCTCTGTTTCTTTACCTTTCAATGCTTTCTTGAATGGAGCCCTTCACTGGTCGAAATCTTCTCTTGGTGGTGAATTCATAAATTCTTTTGACTTTGATACTGAGCGGTTTGGGATGGTTCCACCCCCTGATCATTTTCAAGAATTGGATAAAGAATCTGGAGACACAACGACTGGAGTGCTAGGAGGTTGTCTGTTTATAATTCACGTCGTGATTTCGGAGCTATTTGAGATTTGGGTTATGAAGGAGTATGGTGTCAAGGAGTCTTGGACCAAACAGTTTGTTGTTCAATATTTGTTGTACCCATAG